From the Phoenix dactylifera cultivar Barhee BC4 chromosome 10, palm_55x_up_171113_PBpolish2nd_filt_p, whole genome shotgun sequence genome, one window contains:
- the LOC103714757 gene encoding uncharacterized protein LOC103714757 isoform X1: MPPSPALRCSPGRDHGMENTHRRGQSCDNRLMLKAKDDDLALFNEMQSRERENFLLHISDDFDDSISKLRYCSDFKLNINIPARGESSDLLNSDGEKNDYDWLLTPPDTPLFPSLDNDEPQAVNLAPRGRPRSQPISISRSPRGEKAHRTSRSSASPQRLSPSPRSGYSAVQSRVRPSSAPCSTSHPVLRPTTPSRRPSTPPTKPSTPTPRSSTPTLRRMSTGSSGQSFYSGTRKTSPIKAPRGNSASPKLRGWRSNLSGFSSDTPPNLRTSISDRSTSHVRGLSPASENGMDLSSKFRRQSISPSASRSTSLSQSHERDCLSSYSKASFGKDDVNSVRSVTGGIYGNSIARKNGALVNNRAMSFSKKPSRISSASSAPKKSLDPAFRQMDHQKTPQNMFRPLLSSVPTTTFYLGKANSMHRPLFSRNSSLTTSSNASFEHVAPDMEDSDHEQGYLAGDWKRSQDHDTQEEVFMFDKVDEINEDACHNIDACKLQISNENFDERMANENFDEATTNKIDPHELENSMSNAGVAASFAAASQTSNVANEHSEVDFHGMTAICSKCGKCFHVMEVDGDMDVCEECAAIDRLLASAEPGTNALVTQDKMVEPDISTGKGSSTGKDRLCGEVQLQTGVPEMPERSGNKVMVSQHGRNSEPEPDFLPDSSPFQLAKVQKELDLSQRQMNSHSEVSIPEPDNGNTSQQSQPTSHPSLRVDNPEGTGISVLLLQRSSSSKWPVVQGRAFSATNILCSEPSYVRDNMIAMKRSIGRDSASASSSADLGSSRHLEVRVQRQLSSRRGEMDNVRSDCNSSTRSIGSHSDISVNASDALVLPKSETGTGFDSFVGDMENEAQQQILFTTEEHDNSSKDTELSAMEHSPIGQAVVDGDASAYADSCMAFSASESQLLSNAWSINMHETSSVDNLNEEACTCSNNADGVLCQNNARSIQDAEVVITTADCSICVKDHMPNGTSCRDDISDAATGSSSVVALGQQNDHYNSQDSQTECTVSQMSSNTEDIHEGRISTTSDKDVLISASESNISEHPCCIHEEPDVMIKGPNRQMPRSLTLEEATDTILFCSSIIHDLAYKAAAIGMEKELVLHEVPHPTVTILGKSVSDRKDSRKMSNKRSPNSRKVKRKKLETEFKLPSGEVGNNLKNSESTPANPMISNTIDSVKPPKLESKCNCTVM; encoded by the exons ATGCCTCCTTCACCTGCATTGAGGTGCTCTCCTGGTAGGGACCATGGAATGGAGAATACTCACAGGAGGGGCCAGAGTTGTGACAATAGGTTGATGCTAAAAGCCAAAGACGATGATCTTGCACTTTTCAATGAGATGCAGAGTCGTGAGAGAGAAAACTTCTTGCTCCATATTTCAGATGATTTTGATGACTCTATCT CAAAATTGAGGTACTGCTCagatttcaagctcaacatcAACATTCCAGCACGAGGAGAGAGCAGTGATCTACTGAATTCAGACGGCGAGAAAAATGACTATGATTG GCTGTTAACTCCTCCTGATACTCCTCTTTTTCCTTCATTGGATAATGATGAGCCTCAGGCAGTTAACCTGGCCCCTAGGGGCAGGCCACGAAGTCAACCCATTTCAATATCAAGATCGCCCAGG GGTGAGAAGGCGCACAGGACAAGTAGAAGCAGTGCTAGTCCGCAACGACTAAGCCCATCCCCTCGATCTGGTTATAGTGCAGTTCAGTCAAGAGTAAGGCCATCCTCAGCTCCTTGCTCTACCTCACATCCTGTTTTACGACCAACAACACCTTCACGAAGACCATCAACTCCTCCAACCAAGCCATCAACACCAACTCCAAGGTCTTCAACTCCCACACTACGGAGGATGAGCACTGGTTCAAGTGGGCAATCATTCTACTCTGGAACAAGGAAAACTTCCCCGATAAAGGCACCTCGTGGTAATTCTGCCTCACCAAAATTGCGAGGTTGGCGATCGAACCTCTCAGGTTTCTCCTCAGACACTCCACCTAACCTCCGAACTTCTATCTCGGATCGATCAACATCACATGTGAGAGGTTTGTCTCCAGCATCTGAAAATGGAATGGATCTGTCATCAAAATTTCGTAGGCAGTCGATATCACCATCTGCATCGAGAAGTACCAGCTTATCACAAAGTCATGAGCGAGATTGCTTAAGCTCTTATAGTAAGGCTTCTTTTGGCAAAGATGATGTGAACTCAGTGCGCTCGGTAACTGGAGGAATATATGGCAACTCCATAGCAAGAAAAAATGGAGCATTGGTGAATAACAGAGCTATGTCATTTTCTAAGAAACCATCCAGAATATCATCAGCAAGTTCTGCCCCAAAAAAATCTTTAGATCCTGCATTTCGACAGATG GATCATCAGAAAACTCCACAAAATATGTTCAGGCCACTTTTATCAAGTGTCCCCACAACCACGTTTTATTTGGGGAAAGCAAACAGTATGCACCGGCCATTGTTCTCTAGAAATTCTTCACTCACAACAAGCAGCAATGCAAGCTTCGAGCATGTTGCTCCTGATATGGAGGATAGTGACCATGAGCAGGGTTATCTGGCTGGTGATTGGAAAAGGTCACAAGATCACGATACTCAAGAGGAAGTATTTATGTTTGATAAAGTCGACGAGATAAATGAAGATGCATGTCATAATATTGATGCCTGTAAGCTTCAAAtcagtaatgaaaattttgatgaaCGTATGGCCAATGAGAATTTTGATGAAGCTACGACTAACAAGATTGATCCACATGAGTTAGAGAATTCCATGAGTAATGCTGGTGTTGCAGCAAGTTTTGCAGCTGCTTCTCAAACTTCAAATGTTGCCAACGAACATTCTGAGGTTGATTTTCATGGAATGACGGCAATTTGCTCTAAATGTGGTAAATGCTTCCATGTCATGGAAGTGGATGGTGACATGGATGTTTGTGAAGAATGTGCTGCAATAGATAGGCTTTTAGCTTCTGCAGAACCTGGAACTAATGCTCTTGTAACTCAGGATAAAATGGTTGAGCCTGACATTTCAACTGGAAAGGGTAGCTCAACTGGTAAAGATAGATTGTGTGGTGAAGTGCAGCTTCAAACAGGAGTGCCTGAAATGCCTGAAAGGAGCGGCAACAAAGTTATGGTTAGTCAACATGGAAGGAACAGCGAGCCAGAGCCTGATTTCTTGCCAGATAGTTCTCCATTTCAGTTGGCAAAGGTTCAGAAGGAGCTCGACCTTTCTCAACGGCAAATGAACAGCCATAGTGAAGTGAGTATTCCTGAACCTGATAATGGAAATACATCTCAACAGTCACAACCCACTAGCCATCCGAGTCTCAGGGTTGACAATCCTGAAGGAACAGGTATTTCGGTACTTCTACTGCAAAGGTCAAGTAGCAGCAAATGGCCTGTTGTGCAGGGCAGAGCATTTTCTGCTACAAATATACTTTGCTCGGAGCCTTCATATGTGAGAGATAATATGATTGCCATGAAGCGCAGCATTGGAAGGGATAGTGCCTCGGCTTCATCTTCTGCCGATCTGGGATCATCTAGGCACCTGGAGGTCCGTGTTCAGCGCCAGTTAAGCAGCAGAAGGGGTGAGATGGATAATGTAAGAAGTGATTGTAACTCGAGTACTCGAAGTATTGGTTCGCATTCAGATATTTCAGTTAATGCCTCTGACGCTTTAGTTCTCCCCAAAAGTGAAACTGGAACTGGCTTTGATAGCTTTGTTGGGGATATGGAAAATGAGGCCCAGCAACAGATACTTTTTACCACTGAAGAACATGACAACTCTTCTAAAGATACAGAGCTAAGTGCCATGGAGCATTCACCTATTGGACAAGCTGTTGTTGATGGAGATGCATCTGCCTATGCTGATAGCTGCATGGCATTTAGTGCATCTGAATCACAACTTTTGAGTAATGCATGGAGTATCAATATGCACGAGACTTCATCAGTAGATAACCTAAATGAGGAGGCATGCACCTGTTCCAACAATGCGGATGGAGTTCTCTGCCAAAACAATGCAAGGAGTATACAAGATGCAGAAGTAGTAATTACTACTGCAGATTGCTCTATTTGTGTGAAAGATCACATGCCAAATGGTACTAGCTGTCGAGATGACATCTCTGATGCAGCCACAGGAAGCTCTTCTGTTGTGGCCCTAGGACAGCAAAATGATCATTATAATTCTCAAGACTCACAAACCGAGTGCACAGTGTCCCAAATGTCAAGTAACACTGAGGATATTCATGAAGGTCGTATCTCCACAACATCAGATAAGGATGTGTTGATTTCTGCATCTGAATCTAACATTTCTGAACATCCTTGTTGTATCCATG AAGAACCAGATGTAATGATTAAAGGTCCAAATAGACAAATGCCAAGAAGCTTAACACTGGAAGAAGCAACTGACACCATACTCTTCTGCAGTTCTATCATTCATGATCTGGCCTACAAGGCTGCAGCAATTGGGATGGAAAAGGAGTTGGTTCTACATGAAGTTCCCCACCCGACAGTTACAATATTAGGAAAATCTGTTTCTGATCGTAAAGACTCGCGCAAGATGTCCAATAAACGCAGTCCAAATTCACGAAAAGTCAAAAGGAAAAAGCTGGAGACTGAGTTCAAATTACCTTCTGGAGAAGTgggaaataatttgaaaaactCAGAGTCTACACCTGCCAATCCTATGATCTCAAACACGATTGACAGTGTAAAGCCCCCGAAGCTGGAATCAAAGTGCAACTGCACAGTGATGTAG
- the LOC103714757 gene encoding uncharacterized protein LOC103714757 isoform X2 — protein sequence MPPSPALRCSPGRDHGMENTHRRGQSCDNRLMLKAKDDDLALFNEMQSRERENFLLHISDDFDDSISKLRYCSDFKLNINIPARGESSDLLNSDGEKNDYDWLLTPPDTPLFPSLDNDEPQAVNLAPRGRPRSQPISISRSPRGEKAHRTSRSSASPQRLSPSPRSGYSAVQSRVRPSSAPCSTSHPVLRPTTPSRRPSTPPTKPSTPTPRSSTPTLRRMSTGSSGQSFYSGTRKTSPIKAPRGNSASPKLRGWRSNLSGFSSDTPPNLRTSISDRSTSHVRGLSPASENGMDLSSKFRRQSISPSASRSTSLSQSHERDCLSSYSKASFGKDDVNSVRSVTGGIYGNSIARKNGALVNNRAMSFSKKPSRISSASSAPKKSLDPAFRQMDHQKTPQNMFRPLLSSVPTTTFYLGKANSMHRPLFSRNSSLTTSSNASFEHVAPDMEDSDHEQGYLAGDWKRSQDHDTQEEVFMFDKVDEINEDACHNIDACKLQISNENFDERMANENFDEATTNKIDPHELENSMSNAGVAASFAAASQTSNVANEHSEVDFHGMTAICSKCGKCFHVMEVDGDMDVCEECAAIDRLLASAEPGTNALVTQDKMVEPDISTGKGSSTGKDRLCGEVQLQTGVPEMPERSGNKVMVSQHGRNSEPEPDFLPDSSPFQLAKVQKELDLSQRQMNSHSEVSIPEPDNGNTSQQSQPTSHPSLRVDNPEGTGISVLLLQRSSSSKWPVVQGRAFSATNILCSEPSYVRDNMIAMKRSIGRDSASASSSADLGSSRHLEVRVQRQLSSRRGEMDNVRSDCNSSTRSIGSHSDISVNASDALVLPKSETGTGFDSFVGDMENEAQQQILFTTEEHDNSSKDTELSAMEHSPIGQAVVDGDASAYADSCMAFSASESQLLSNAWSINMHETSSVDNLNEEACTCSNNADGVLCQNNARSIQDAEVVITTADCSICVKDHMPNGTSCRDDISDAATGSSSVVALGQQNDHYNSQDSQTECTVSQMSSNTEDIHEGRISTTSDKDVLISASESNISEHPCCIHVLSFMIWPTRLQQLGWKRSWFYMKFPTRQLQY from the exons ATGCCTCCTTCACCTGCATTGAGGTGCTCTCCTGGTAGGGACCATGGAATGGAGAATACTCACAGGAGGGGCCAGAGTTGTGACAATAGGTTGATGCTAAAAGCCAAAGACGATGATCTTGCACTTTTCAATGAGATGCAGAGTCGTGAGAGAGAAAACTTCTTGCTCCATATTTCAGATGATTTTGATGACTCTATCT CAAAATTGAGGTACTGCTCagatttcaagctcaacatcAACATTCCAGCACGAGGAGAGAGCAGTGATCTACTGAATTCAGACGGCGAGAAAAATGACTATGATTG GCTGTTAACTCCTCCTGATACTCCTCTTTTTCCTTCATTGGATAATGATGAGCCTCAGGCAGTTAACCTGGCCCCTAGGGGCAGGCCACGAAGTCAACCCATTTCAATATCAAGATCGCCCAGG GGTGAGAAGGCGCACAGGACAAGTAGAAGCAGTGCTAGTCCGCAACGACTAAGCCCATCCCCTCGATCTGGTTATAGTGCAGTTCAGTCAAGAGTAAGGCCATCCTCAGCTCCTTGCTCTACCTCACATCCTGTTTTACGACCAACAACACCTTCACGAAGACCATCAACTCCTCCAACCAAGCCATCAACACCAACTCCAAGGTCTTCAACTCCCACACTACGGAGGATGAGCACTGGTTCAAGTGGGCAATCATTCTACTCTGGAACAAGGAAAACTTCCCCGATAAAGGCACCTCGTGGTAATTCTGCCTCACCAAAATTGCGAGGTTGGCGATCGAACCTCTCAGGTTTCTCCTCAGACACTCCACCTAACCTCCGAACTTCTATCTCGGATCGATCAACATCACATGTGAGAGGTTTGTCTCCAGCATCTGAAAATGGAATGGATCTGTCATCAAAATTTCGTAGGCAGTCGATATCACCATCTGCATCGAGAAGTACCAGCTTATCACAAAGTCATGAGCGAGATTGCTTAAGCTCTTATAGTAAGGCTTCTTTTGGCAAAGATGATGTGAACTCAGTGCGCTCGGTAACTGGAGGAATATATGGCAACTCCATAGCAAGAAAAAATGGAGCATTGGTGAATAACAGAGCTATGTCATTTTCTAAGAAACCATCCAGAATATCATCAGCAAGTTCTGCCCCAAAAAAATCTTTAGATCCTGCATTTCGACAGATG GATCATCAGAAAACTCCACAAAATATGTTCAGGCCACTTTTATCAAGTGTCCCCACAACCACGTTTTATTTGGGGAAAGCAAACAGTATGCACCGGCCATTGTTCTCTAGAAATTCTTCACTCACAACAAGCAGCAATGCAAGCTTCGAGCATGTTGCTCCTGATATGGAGGATAGTGACCATGAGCAGGGTTATCTGGCTGGTGATTGGAAAAGGTCACAAGATCACGATACTCAAGAGGAAGTATTTATGTTTGATAAAGTCGACGAGATAAATGAAGATGCATGTCATAATATTGATGCCTGTAAGCTTCAAAtcagtaatgaaaattttgatgaaCGTATGGCCAATGAGAATTTTGATGAAGCTACGACTAACAAGATTGATCCACATGAGTTAGAGAATTCCATGAGTAATGCTGGTGTTGCAGCAAGTTTTGCAGCTGCTTCTCAAACTTCAAATGTTGCCAACGAACATTCTGAGGTTGATTTTCATGGAATGACGGCAATTTGCTCTAAATGTGGTAAATGCTTCCATGTCATGGAAGTGGATGGTGACATGGATGTTTGTGAAGAATGTGCTGCAATAGATAGGCTTTTAGCTTCTGCAGAACCTGGAACTAATGCTCTTGTAACTCAGGATAAAATGGTTGAGCCTGACATTTCAACTGGAAAGGGTAGCTCAACTGGTAAAGATAGATTGTGTGGTGAAGTGCAGCTTCAAACAGGAGTGCCTGAAATGCCTGAAAGGAGCGGCAACAAAGTTATGGTTAGTCAACATGGAAGGAACAGCGAGCCAGAGCCTGATTTCTTGCCAGATAGTTCTCCATTTCAGTTGGCAAAGGTTCAGAAGGAGCTCGACCTTTCTCAACGGCAAATGAACAGCCATAGTGAAGTGAGTATTCCTGAACCTGATAATGGAAATACATCTCAACAGTCACAACCCACTAGCCATCCGAGTCTCAGGGTTGACAATCCTGAAGGAACAGGTATTTCGGTACTTCTACTGCAAAGGTCAAGTAGCAGCAAATGGCCTGTTGTGCAGGGCAGAGCATTTTCTGCTACAAATATACTTTGCTCGGAGCCTTCATATGTGAGAGATAATATGATTGCCATGAAGCGCAGCATTGGAAGGGATAGTGCCTCGGCTTCATCTTCTGCCGATCTGGGATCATCTAGGCACCTGGAGGTCCGTGTTCAGCGCCAGTTAAGCAGCAGAAGGGGTGAGATGGATAATGTAAGAAGTGATTGTAACTCGAGTACTCGAAGTATTGGTTCGCATTCAGATATTTCAGTTAATGCCTCTGACGCTTTAGTTCTCCCCAAAAGTGAAACTGGAACTGGCTTTGATAGCTTTGTTGGGGATATGGAAAATGAGGCCCAGCAACAGATACTTTTTACCACTGAAGAACATGACAACTCTTCTAAAGATACAGAGCTAAGTGCCATGGAGCATTCACCTATTGGACAAGCTGTTGTTGATGGAGATGCATCTGCCTATGCTGATAGCTGCATGGCATTTAGTGCATCTGAATCACAACTTTTGAGTAATGCATGGAGTATCAATATGCACGAGACTTCATCAGTAGATAACCTAAATGAGGAGGCATGCACCTGTTCCAACAATGCGGATGGAGTTCTCTGCCAAAACAATGCAAGGAGTATACAAGATGCAGAAGTAGTAATTACTACTGCAGATTGCTCTATTTGTGTGAAAGATCACATGCCAAATGGTACTAGCTGTCGAGATGACATCTCTGATGCAGCCACAGGAAGCTCTTCTGTTGTGGCCCTAGGACAGCAAAATGATCATTATAATTCTCAAGACTCACAAACCGAGTGCACAGTGTCCCAAATGTCAAGTAACACTGAGGATATTCATGAAGGTCGTATCTCCACAACATCAGATAAGGATGTGTTGATTTCTGCATCTGAATCTAACATTTCTGAACATCCTTGTTGTATCCATG TTCTATCATTCATGATCTGGCCTACAAGGCTGCAGCAATTGGGATGGAAAAGGAGTTGGTTCTACATGAAGTTCCCCACCCGACAGTTACAATATTAG